The DNA region tccccctcgacaATAACAATAAGATAATACCTAACCTCAAACCCCCTAAACGCCTCATTGATCAACACATCCCGTATCTTTTCCGTAGGAATAAACCTTGTCTTTGTCGGCGTcgtcccccaaaaccaccacttccaccccctccacctaTTACTCACATCCGACGTGTTTGGAATCGGGCTACTAAACGATGACGAACTGGTCGAAGTCTGGATGCCCAGCCCCCGGAGAACAAGAAGGGACTCGGTGGTGTGGAGCTGGGTGCAGAGGGTGAAGTAGGTGATCACTGAGGCGATGACTGCCAGGGCagagttggagaggggggcggtgatggaggcgaggaaTTGGCCGGGTGGCGAGGagtggagggtttggaggaggtgggaggcgaggaggaggatgtcgccTTGGTAGAGGAGGTCAGGCAGCGATAttgggattggtggtgggggacgggagggatcGTGGAAGAAGCGGGAGTAGATTGTCGTCGTGGCTgcggtgaagatggcgacgcggaggagggagatggcgaggaggcagaggcggagggggagggtcaGGGGTGGGCAGGTGGTGACTGTGAATTCggcggttgttggggaggggcggCGGAGGTAGAGGTGGGGGGCTGTTGTCAAcatgttgctggtgatgccCTCAATGCCGTACTGGACCTGGAAATGGTG from Podospora pseudocomata strain CBS 415.72m chromosome 3, whole genome shotgun sequence includes:
- a CDS encoding hypothetical protein (COG:M; COG:O; EggNog:ENOG503P4B9) — encoded protein: MLTTAPHLYLRRPSPTTAEFTVTTCPPLTLPLRLCLLAISLLRVAIFTAATTTIYSRFFHDPSRPPPPIPISLPDLLYQGDILLLASHLLQTLHSSPPGQFLASITAPLSNSALAVIASVITYFTLCTQLHTTESLLVLRGLGIQTSTSSSSFSSPIPNTSDVSNRWRGWKWWFWGTTPTKTRFIPTEKIRDVLINEAFRGFEVRYYLIVIVEGEEDVVVVFPKLLPGRRIVEEVWRGVRGCLYEGDPNHQSLGGSWGQTATLGRKDS